Proteins encoded together in one Maricaulis maris window:
- a CDS encoding methyl-accepting chemotaxis protein, giving the protein MNSVLANFLEKTTSIRVRLLAAFGLTTVMTLVAAIVGVTGFNSANNAVGEIANRAVPETQLVDAISEESVGLSETLIVFAGSTSVEARLENYNRVANYRDALVRDLEALQALAGEAETADLREAATDLNELVESMNEVVERRLQIRDRRGSVTSEARDARADLAASVEGALDASDEADIESLLRALLAANQIMIQFNEVDTATSTGEVDSIFDRFDENAGELDVNFAILGDVVTEVMQTQAETLINFGEGNNGVFQLRKDELAAVAAAEVVAEEARLSAEALLSSVHIFKAEVADRVAASTSAADAAVITGRILLIAIAAIGIVVATAIAWFYVNNMLLKRLSAMARTMSALAEGNSDVNLGFTPGKDEIGDMARSVDVFRQNAIERARLEAETEEERRMKEKRSAAVESLIQVFEQASSDALGQVGEAAIRMETAARAMSSTAAATTGKSAAVAQASEGASQNVQTVAAAAEEMVSSIGEISQQISRSTEIAGSAVDQVEQTNGDVQRLDDAAKSIDNIVSLINDIAEQTNLLALNATIEAARAGEAGKGFAVVASEVKALASQTGAATQNISEHISGIQGATAKAVEAMSSIGGTIHEMSEIATAIAAAMEEQRAAAGEITRSAQEAADGTRDVFTNIQEVDQSTSETGESAGEVLEASLAVSRQSESLKAAVEQFLQEVRAA; this is encoded by the coding sequence ATGAATTCTGTGCTTGCCAATTTCCTCGAGAAAACCACCAGTATCCGGGTGCGGCTGTTGGCCGCTTTCGGCCTGACGACGGTCATGACCCTGGTCGCAGCGATTGTTGGTGTGACCGGCTTCAATTCTGCCAACAATGCGGTGGGAGAGATCGCCAATCGCGCGGTCCCGGAAACCCAGCTTGTTGACGCCATCTCGGAAGAGAGTGTCGGCCTGAGCGAGACACTGATCGTGTTTGCCGGATCGACCTCGGTCGAGGCCCGCCTCGAAAACTACAACCGCGTCGCCAACTATCGCGACGCGCTGGTTCGTGACCTCGAGGCGCTTCAGGCCCTTGCCGGTGAAGCCGAGACCGCTGACCTGCGAGAGGCCGCGACCGATCTCAACGAACTCGTCGAAAGCATGAATGAGGTGGTCGAGCGCCGGCTGCAGATCCGCGATCGCCGCGGGTCTGTCACCAGCGAGGCGCGCGATGCACGCGCCGACCTCGCGGCCAGCGTTGAGGGGGCCCTTGATGCCAGCGATGAGGCCGATATTGAAAGCCTGCTGCGCGCACTGCTGGCCGCCAACCAGATCATGATCCAGTTCAATGAGGTGGATACGGCAACCTCGACCGGCGAAGTCGACTCGATTTTCGATCGCTTCGACGAGAATGCCGGTGAGCTGGACGTCAATTTCGCGATCCTCGGCGATGTGGTCACCGAGGTGATGCAGACCCAGGCCGAAACCCTGATCAATTTTGGCGAAGGCAATAATGGTGTCTTCCAGCTCCGCAAGGACGAACTGGCTGCCGTCGCCGCCGCTGAAGTCGTCGCCGAGGAAGCGCGCCTCTCCGCCGAGGCCCTGCTGTCGAGCGTCCATATCTTCAAGGCCGAGGTCGCCGACCGCGTTGCCGCATCCACGTCGGCCGCTGACGCCGCCGTGATCACCGGACGCATCCTGTTGATCGCGATTGCCGCGATCGGCATCGTTGTCGCCACCGCGATTGCCTGGTTCTACGTCAACAACATGCTGCTCAAGCGTCTGAGCGCCATGGCCCGCACCATGAGCGCGCTTGCCGAGGGTAATAGCGACGTCAATCTCGGCTTCACGCCGGGCAAGGACGAGATTGGCGACATGGCCCGGTCGGTGGACGTCTTCCGTCAGAACGCGATCGAGCGGGCTCGTCTCGAAGCGGAGACCGAAGAAGAACGCCGCATGAAGGAGAAGCGTTCCGCCGCTGTGGAAAGCCTCATCCAGGTCTTCGAGCAGGCCTCCAGCGACGCGCTGGGTCAGGTCGGCGAAGCAGCGATCCGGATGGAAACGGCAGCGCGGGCGATGAGCTCGACGGCGGCAGCGACAACCGGCAAGTCCGCCGCTGTGGCCCAGGCCTCCGAAGGTGCGTCGCAGAACGTCCAGACCGTGGCCGCTGCAGCCGAGGAAATGGTGTCCTCGATCGGCGAGATCTCGCAACAGATCTCGCGTTCGACCGAAATCGCCGGCTCCGCAGTCGACCAGGTTGAGCAGACCAATGGCGATGTGCAGCGTCTTGATGATGCCGCCAAGTCGATCGACAACATTGTCAGCCTGATCAACGACATTGCCGAGCAGACCAACCTGCTGGCCCTGAACGCGACGATCGAGGCCGCGCGCGCCGGCGAAGCCGGCAAGGGCTTCGCGGTCGTGGCCTCAGAGGTCAAGGCCCTGGCCAGCCAGACCGGCGCTGCGACCCAGAACATCTCCGAGCACATTTCGGGGATTCAGGGCGCGACCGCCAAGGCCGTCGAGGCGATGTCCTCCATTGGTGGCACGATCCACGAAATGAGCGAGATCGCCACCGCCATTGCGGCCGCGATGGAAGAGCAGCGTGCTGCTGCCGGAGAGATCACCCGCTCGGCCCAGGAAGCCGCGGACGGCACACGTGATGTCTTCACCAACATCCAGGAAGTCGACCAGTCGACCTCGGAAACCGGTGAGAGCGCAGGCGAAGTGCTCGAGGCGTCGCTGGCCGTTTCCCGCCAGTCGGAATCGCTCAAGGCAGCGGTCGAGCAATTCCTCCAGGAGGTTCGTGCAGCCTAA
- a CDS encoding energy transducer TonB, translating into MKKTGTMILAAAMSAMAFTAVPALAQDQERERTAVEAPEYPRGAERRGIEGYAVVEYTVAEDGTVAEATVVEAQPEGVFDRAVLRAIEGWSYAPAASATAGVQQRFDFNLGG; encoded by the coding sequence ATGAAAAAGACGGGAACCATGATTCTGGCGGCTGCGATGTCTGCCATGGCTTTCACGGCAGTTCCGGCACTGGCGCAAGACCAGGAGCGGGAGCGTACGGCAGTGGAAGCGCCGGAATATCCGCGGGGCGCAGAGCGTCGCGGCATCGAAGGCTACGCTGTGGTCGAGTACACGGTCGCGGAAGACGGCACTGTTGCTGAGGCCACGGTCGTTGAAGCGCAGCCGGAAGGTGTGTTCGATCGCGCCGTCCTCCGCGCCATCGAAGGCTGGTCTTATGCGCCGGCCGCGTCGGCGACCGCCGGTGTTCAGCAGCGCTTCGACTTCAATCTCGGCGGCTAA
- a CDS encoding malate/lactate/ureidoglycolate dehydrogenase encodes MSMPERRLEPAALRTFIATALVGAGARQTDADAVATHLVDANLKGHDSHGAGRLPAYVDQARRELINLQASPRELTDTAVLIRVDADGGWGAPAAHGLIGRAAAKARAHGLAAATIGNVHHLGRIGAYGEQAAAAGLVSMHFVNMTGEPPVVAPYRGSDARFGTNPVCISFPATQRRPAFLLDMATSQIALGKVRVAANKGLQVPAGSLIDKQGRPTTDPSGMAQAEMEGALTPLGKHKGYGLAFACELLAGVLGGAGTIQPGNARKGGLQNSMFSILVDPDAFGDRAWMEAETDAMAQYALASPPMDWDSPVLYPGDPERAIAGKRAREGIPMDEVTIGQLNAVAENLGLAARL; translated from the coding sequence ATGAGCATGCCAGAACGCCGTCTCGAGCCCGCCGCGCTGCGGACCTTTATTGCCACTGCACTCGTTGGCGCAGGGGCGCGCCAGACAGACGCTGACGCCGTGGCGACCCATCTCGTCGACGCCAACCTGAAAGGCCATGACAGCCACGGCGCCGGGAGACTGCCGGCCTATGTCGACCAGGCCCGTCGCGAGCTGATCAACCTGCAGGCCAGCCCGCGAGAGCTGACCGACACCGCCGTCCTGATCCGCGTCGATGCGGATGGTGGCTGGGGTGCGCCTGCCGCCCATGGGCTGATTGGCCGGGCGGCCGCCAAGGCCCGAGCGCACGGCCTGGCCGCAGCCACGATCGGGAATGTCCACCACCTCGGACGGATCGGCGCCTATGGTGAACAGGCTGCCGCGGCCGGGCTCGTGTCGATGCACTTTGTGAACATGACAGGCGAGCCGCCGGTCGTCGCGCCCTATCGCGGATCCGATGCCCGCTTCGGGACCAACCCGGTCTGCATCAGCTTTCCCGCCACACAGCGACGCCCGGCCTTCCTGCTCGACATGGCGACCAGTCAGATTGCACTCGGCAAGGTGCGCGTCGCGGCCAACAAGGGACTACAGGTCCCTGCCGGCTCGCTGATCGACAAGCAAGGCAGGCCAACGACAGACCCCAGCGGCATGGCGCAGGCCGAAATGGAGGGCGCCCTCACCCCGCTCGGCAAGCACAAGGGTTATGGCCTCGCCTTCGCCTGCGAGCTTCTGGCGGGCGTGCTGGGCGGCGCGGGGACGATCCAGCCAGGCAATGCGCGCAAGGGTGGCCTCCAGAACTCGATGTTCTCGATCCTCGTCGATCCCGACGCCTTCGGTGATCGCGCCTGGATGGAGGCCGAGACCGACGCCATGGCCCAATACGCCCTCGCCTCGCCGCCGATGGATTGGGACAGCCCGGTGCTCTATCCGGGCGATCCGGAGCGCGCGATCGCCGGCAAGCGCGCCAGGGAAGGGATACCGATGGATGAGGTGACGATTGGCCAGCTCAACGCAGTGGCTGAAAACCTGGGCCTGGCGGCGCGGCTCTGA
- a CDS encoding acyl-CoA thioesterase, whose amino-acid sequence MDDKGSFLSGIIGADQAVAGEGLGCVSFETAFLRRIEPGPADIDELGHVNNVVYLRWVQDIAITHWHAIAPGDMVNGEVWIALKHTIEYRDPILPGETAEIRTWLGQSRGPRFDRHVDIRKPGAKRFSARATTEWCRINRETRRPMRIGDDVMVAFGIVGLDLA is encoded by the coding sequence ATGGACGACAAGGGCAGTTTTCTCTCCGGCATCATCGGCGCCGACCAGGCGGTCGCCGGCGAAGGCTTGGGCTGTGTCTCTTTCGAGACCGCCTTCCTGCGCCGGATCGAACCGGGTCCGGCCGATATCGACGAGCTCGGTCACGTCAACAATGTCGTCTATCTGCGCTGGGTCCAGGATATCGCCATCACGCATTGGCACGCCATCGCGCCGGGCGACATGGTCAATGGCGAGGTCTGGATCGCGCTCAAGCACACAATCGAATATCGCGACCCGATCCTGCCCGGCGAGACTGCGGAAATCCGGACCTGGCTCGGCCAGTCCCGCGGGCCGCGCTTTGACCGCCATGTCGATATCCGCAAGCCCGGCGCCAAGCGCTTCTCGGCCCGCGCCACCACCGAATGGTGCCGCATCAATCGCGAGACCCGCCGGCCGATGCGGATTGGTGATGATGTGATGGTCGCGTTCGGGATCGTCGGGCTCGACCTGGCCTAG
- the lpdA gene encoding dihydrolipoyl dehydrogenase, whose product MTQTRTCQVLIVGGGPGGYPAAIRAGQLGLDTIIVDKHGLGGTCLNRGCIPSKAMIHAATKFEDMSKHATGDELGISLAEAPKLDMGKLVGWKDGIVAKLTGGVGQLIKAAGAEHIAGWAEFSNAKTCVVTQDNGEKVEITAENVILATGSVEVELPFLPFSDTVIGSTDALDLSELPQELVVVGAGYIGLELGIAFRKLGSKVTFIEASDGILPLYDKEITRPITMWLKKHKVDVNLSCKAKGVTEKGGKAVLAYEDAKGAEQTISADKILVAVGRKACLDGWGLENMGLDLEGGKFIKVDNQCRTGMRGVYAIGDVVGEPLLAHKATAQGEMVAEIIAGHRRVHDPVSIAAVCFTEPEVVGVGLTPDEAKAKGEEIITGKFPLAASGRYLSMEAGADGGFVRVTARKDDHVILGIHAVGTHVSELSGEFALAVEMGARLDDIAGTIHVHPTLTEGFAEAALTALGHPIHISAPKK is encoded by the coding sequence TGCATCCCCTCCAAGGCGATGATCCATGCTGCGACCAAGTTCGAGGACATGTCAAAGCATGCGACCGGCGATGAGCTGGGCATCTCGCTCGCCGAGGCGCCGAAGCTGGACATGGGCAAGTTGGTCGGCTGGAAAGACGGGATCGTCGCCAAGCTGACCGGCGGGGTCGGCCAGCTGATCAAGGCTGCCGGCGCCGAGCATATTGCCGGCTGGGCCGAATTCTCCAACGCCAAGACCTGTGTCGTCACACAGGACAATGGCGAAAAGGTCGAGATAACGGCCGAGAATGTCATCCTGGCCACCGGCTCGGTCGAGGTCGAGCTGCCCTTCCTGCCGTTCAGCGACACGGTGATCGGCTCGACCGATGCGCTTGACCTGTCCGAGCTGCCGCAGGAGCTGGTCGTTGTCGGTGCCGGCTATATCGGCCTCGAACTGGGCATCGCCTTCCGCAAGCTGGGCTCCAAGGTCACCTTCATCGAAGCCTCGGACGGCATCCTGCCGCTCTATGACAAGGAGATCACCCGTCCGATCACGATGTGGCTGAAGAAGCACAAGGTCGATGTGAACCTCTCCTGCAAGGCCAAGGGCGTCACGGAAAAGGGCGGCAAGGCCGTTCTCGCCTATGAAGACGCCAAGGGTGCGGAGCAGACCATTTCCGCCGACAAGATCCTCGTAGCGGTCGGTCGCAAGGCCTGCCTTGACGGCTGGGGTCTGGAAAACATGGGTCTCGACCTCGAGGGCGGGAAATTCATCAAGGTCGACAATCAGTGCCGCACCGGCATGCGCGGCGTCTATGCCATCGGCGATGTCGTCGGCGAGCCGCTGCTGGCCCACAAGGCGACCGCCCAGGGCGAAATGGTCGCCGAGATCATTGCCGGTCATCGCCGCGTTCATGACCCGGTCTCCATTGCCGCCGTCTGCTTCACCGAGCCGGAAGTCGTCGGTGTCGGCCTGACGCCGGACGAGGCCAAGGCGAAGGGTGAAGAGATCATCACCGGCAAATTCCCGCTTGCCGCCTCGGGGCGCTACCTGTCGATGGAAGCGGGGGCCGATGGCGGCTTCGTGCGGGTTACGGCCCGCAAGGACGACCATGTCATCCTCGGTATCCATGCCGTCGGCACTCATGTCTCGGAACTGTCCGGCGAGTTCGCCCTGGCGGTCGAGATGGGCGCGCGCCTCGACGACATTGCCGGCACGATCCACGTCCATCCGACCCTGACCGAAGGCTTCGCCGAAGCGGCACTGACCGCGCTGGGCCACCCGATCCACATCTCTGCGCCGAAGAAGTAG